A genomic stretch from Hymenobacter psoromatis includes:
- a CDS encoding TIGR00266 family protein → MRSHDVDYRIIGSDIQVLEVELDPQETVIAEAGAMVYMEENIAFETKMGDGSAADQGMLSKLFSAGTRLITGESLFLTHFTNRGSAGKSRVAFSAPYPGTIIPVDLGTLPQGLIVQKDGFLAAARGTQISVHFNQKFGAGLVGGEGFILQKLTGDGKAFVHAGGTIIEKQLRNELLRVDTGCVVAFEPGIDFSVARAGGLRSMIFGGEGLILATLRGTGRVWLQSMPVKKLIQALAPSGGNARKESGTALGSIFGSLLDE, encoded by the coding sequence ATGCGCTCCCACGACGTTGATTACCGCATTATCGGCTCCGATATTCAGGTGCTGGAAGTAGAGTTGGACCCCCAGGAAACCGTGATTGCCGAAGCCGGGGCGATGGTGTATATGGAGGAGAATATTGCGTTTGAAACCAAGATGGGCGACGGCTCAGCGGCCGACCAGGGCATGCTGAGCAAGCTGTTTTCGGCGGGCACGCGGCTTATCACGGGCGAGAGCTTGTTTCTGACGCACTTCACCAACCGCGGCAGCGCTGGCAAGAGCCGGGTGGCCTTTTCGGCACCCTACCCCGGCACCATTATCCCGGTGGACCTGGGCACGCTGCCTCAAGGTCTGATTGTGCAGAAAGACGGCTTCCTGGCCGCCGCGCGGGGCACCCAAATCAGCGTGCATTTCAACCAGAAATTTGGCGCGGGATTAGTTGGTGGGGAGGGCTTTATCCTGCAAAAGCTGACCGGCGACGGCAAAGCCTTCGTGCACGCCGGCGGCACCATCATCGAAAAGCAGCTGCGCAACGAGCTGCTGCGCGTGGACACGGGCTGCGTGGTGGCTTTTGAGCCGGGAATTGACTTCAGCGTGGCGCGGGCCGGGGGCCTCAGGTCGATGATATTCGGGGGCGAAGGGCTGATTCTGGCCACGCTGCGCGGCACCGGCCGCGTCTGGCTTCAGTCGATGCCCGTCAAAAAGCTTATTCAGGCGCTGGCACCCTCGGGCGGCAATGCGCGCAAGGAAAGCGGCACCGCGCTGGGCAGCATCTTCGGCAGCCTGCTCGATGAATAG